The sequence ttacattttgaaatgtattaaaatagaaaacagttattttaaattgaaataatatatcacaatattactgttattatgtttttcatcaaataaatgcagccctggtgAGCAGGAGACTGCTTAACTTATAAAGTTAATGTAGCTCAAAGAGTAGAGCATGTCACTAGCAACAGCAAAGTTGTGGGTTTGaatcccagggaatgcatgaactaataCAATTTTCACTTAGTGAGCTCACACAATGTAAAACAAAACCTCTAAAATGTCCATTCTTATCAGAGTTCCCATTCAAACCAAAGCTCTTCTCCAGGTAGATCAGTGAAATTAGCCAAGTCAAAATGTGCTCTGCTTTCCTCCAGTTTGTTACAGGCACTTCCAGCATTCCCTATGAGGGCTTTGCCTCTCTGCGGGGCAGTAATGGCCCACGTCGATTCTGTGTGGAGAAATGGGGCAAAGTGACTTCCCTCCCACGGTATTTCTGAGCTTTTTATGTTTAGTGCCTCACACAAAGATCTTACTGTGACGTCACACCTATGATCAATCAGCTAATGCCATGTTGTCTTCATATGTTTGTGTAGGGCTCACACCTGCTTTAACCGCCTGGATCTCCCTCCCTAcccctccttctccatgctCTACGAGAAGATGCTCACTGCTGTGGAGGAGACCAGCACCTTTGGTCTAGAATGAGCTCCCAAAAGTGCTACTAATTTTTCCCCAGTTCTTAACAACCTTGctcaccatacagactttattttCATCCCTAACTCTTCACTACGATCTTGGTCACCAGACATAATCTTTTCGTCGAAGTCTACGGAACTGGAATATATGCCACCAAATGACTCATTGGGCATGTGCCAACTCCTGCTCTATAGAGTATGAACTCAAATCCTATGATAACTGCAATCAATTCTTCACACAAAGACAGacttaagcccaaagtatacttcacgaCGGTCAGCGCACTGTCCGTGTGATGTAATCGTTGTCATCAGGAGGGTCCGCGGGCGGTGCGCATGTGCGAGTGACTTGAGCGCTTGGAAACAAAATCCACGCCGaactttgaaaggctcgcgcacCCAACTGTGTGCGAGACAGAGAGAAATGCAGAAAATGAAGTTTAAACGGACCTTTACACATTGACAGAAATCAGAACTGGAATCTTGGTTATCTGGTTTTGGCCTTCGGATTGGTTTAGGCCAGTACATTTTGATCTTGGTTTTAGGTCTTTGCCTTTTGTTCTTGACTGAGCTGCTTTTTTAAAAGTCAAAACTATATCTATATGGTTTAAAGGGACAAAGCTGTGATGATTGTCTTTGTTATGGAAAGACAATGTCAGGTAAAAAAGGACTTTTTTGGTTTCAGTGGTTTCACTTAAGGTTGGCGTTGTAGGTTTTGAGGGGtctaaatgacattgatcttGGCTGCAGTTCTGAAAACTCATTCTTTTTGCCATCTTTCAAGAGAATgaacccattaaaaaaacacaaaacagcatGCACACTCTCTTATAGAGATCCTTGCACCAAATGTAGTGGTTGTAGAATAGCAACCTGAACATCCTAGGTTCAAACCCTGGAAAGGATGACTTATGAACTAGAGAGTTCCTCTATCACCTcttgtgcccttgagcaagacaTTTATCACTAGACTGTTCTAGGGGACTGTAAATGTAGTAATTCACTTTGGTCGCTGATTAACTAACAAACACCAACACTCagtactttataacacacacacatttttttaaatccgCCTCTCAACCTTTTATGCAACCCACAAATGTTACaacaacgacaacaacaacaacaaaaaaaaactatgaatgtataaacactgatcaccatgtGCAATGTGTGCAACAGATATTTGTGTATCAGGAATGGTAGATTTGTTCTTAGAGTTAATCATAAGGAGACCTATTGTTCTAAACTGTGGTGACAGACACAAACAGTGGCCTTGAAATCATCTTTATTAAAATTTAgttcaaaataaaatagttgGGTATAGTTAATATGACGGTGATGTGTGCAGTCCACTAAAGTAATTTGAATCCAGGACTGCGGTGGTTGAAACCAGTAAAAACAGATTAACGAGATTCTTCTGCtatggaaaaagaaaagaaaagtgaaaaaaaagcatgttttagcatgtgtAGGGAGCAGCCAGCCAAACTCTAACACCCTTGCACAAGTGGTATGAAGTGTTTTGGAAATATGACATAATAATTGAACAATCTCAGTGCAGGAATTTTCATTTAATGTAACCACAGATTGAAGCTAAACACTAAAATAATGGATGAAAAGTtcctcatttttgggtgacaaGTTGCACCCCTCGTTTACAGACATATAGTTTCCGTCTGTGGTCCCTCCACAAACCCTCACACATGCACTCAGCAATACATGGAAATCACGCATTCACACCACACACATGCTGATCTGACCAAAGCTCAGATCCTAGGATATGGATTTGTCTAAAAACAGCTCCTTTCTCTATGTAAGTGATCTTTGGATAAAATACTGCATGCAGGGTCAAAGAAGCAGTACCTGAGTTTGACCCTTAGATGGCGTTGTGTCATAGCTTGTTATTGCATGCTGGAATTAGTGAAACAACAAATCCAgattatcttaatttgcatgAGAAGTTGCTGTTAATAAGGGGTGGGATGGGACTGGGGACAGacagaaatgaataaataaatgaaaaaactgaaaatgtcaCTTCCATACTTTTCATACATCATCTGCGCTGTTATTTAAACGTTGTGGGTCACTGATCGTGTAAGATGATGCTGATGAAAGAGCCATCACTTGAAAACAGTTGGTGAAAATGTGAACCTGCATGCCTTCCATCATGATGTGTCCATTTTTGTATATAGCTGTAATATATGTATGTCAGTCTTGTCCtgtgtttaaattatattttgcactgAATGCACCAGAGATTTGAGTGCCAGTCTGGTctcttttgtgtttgtctttgtgctttaacatattttctttttattgcaAATACTTTTTCTCTTGACACAGGACTTGTTAGAGCCATGATTTACATAATTATCTTTCTGCTTAGCCAATCAAACTGCACCTATCAGCTTGCTCACTGAGTTTGCATTTCCATGGTCTAAAGTCCAGTAGCCTACAGTTGTCTACTGAAAGGACAAAAAAGACCTGCAAAGTTCCAGCTCCTCTTCATGTTGATGACAGTTATTATAAGCTGCAAAACAGATAAAACACTGCACACTTAAATGAAAGCAAGGATAAttactttaaaattatatatatatatatatatatatatatatatatatatatatatatatatatataattaccaaatgttaataaataatcatttaaaacaaCCTTATTTTAAGAATGGATAATATATAACCACCATATTGGATACGCGTTTTGTATTTATCAgtatcgatttttttttttttcagttacttTAAAATTGTGTTAATTAGCTAGCACTAATTTAAAGAGACAGTAGCCTAAAGaatgctttaaaggattagtccacctttaaataaaattttcctgataatttactcacccccatgtcatccaagatgttcatgtcttcctttcatcagtcgaaaagaaattaaggtttttgatgaaaacattccaggattattctgcttatagtggacttcgatggcctccaaacggttgtaggtcaaaattacagtttcagtgcagcttcaaagagctttaaatgataccagacgaggaataagggtctaatctagtgaaacgatcggtcattttcgaaaaaaatacaactttatatgctttataaacacaaattatcgtcTTGCACGCTTTCCGCATACTTCAAagagcttacgctgtatgtcctacgccttccctattctacttacggaaaaaaacggaACCGGCGCCACGTtcgttctgtaagttgaatagggaaggcgtaggatatACAGCGTAAGCTCTTTGAAGAATGCAGAAAGCGTGCAAgacgataatttgtgtttataaagcatatagttgtattttttttcccgaaaatgaccgatcgtttcagtagataagacccttattcctcgtctggtatcgtttagaagctgcaatgaaactaattttgaccttcagctgtctggaggccattgaagtccactttaaggagaataatcctggaatgttttcatcaaaaaccttaatttctttgaagaatacggaaagcagaaGCAAGTGCAAgacgataatttgtgtttataaagcatacagctgtattttttcgaaaatgaccgatcgtttcactagataagacccttattcctcgtctggtatcatttaaagccctttgaactgcactgaaactgtaattttgacctaaaaccgtttggaggccatcgaagtccactataaggagaataatcctggaattttttcatcaaaaaccttaatttcttttcgactgacgaaagaaagacatgaacatcttggatgacatggggttgagtaaattatcaggaaaattttatttaaaaatggactaatcctttaactttaaGAGCGCGTGTCAGAGTGAAAactagttttatttattttgttttttaataaagcatagTAGCATGTAATATCTGCTATTTATCGGTATTCATACCGGTATGAATATTCATGAAATGAATATTCGGTATTCAATTCATGAAATAGCCGAATTATTGATATCAGTATTttataatctatctatctatctatctatctatctatctatctatctatctatctatctatctatctatctatctatctatctatctatctatctaatggGCGAATTCCAACGACCACGATGATGACGGTGGTGGTGACGTAGGGCCTCACTTCTCGTGTTGGCATCTGAGCAGAATTTGAAACTGAAGAACACCGGGGGGACAAGAGCTGAATCCCAGACCAAACCGATTTACCTCAGCATGAACTAGCCAGATGAGCGCGTTTACTCTCCGTTCAGCTTCATTCAGAGTTTATTACAGATAGTTTGTCAGTTGAAGTACAGCTGTTGTTCCCgtgagaagaggaagagggtgTCCGTTTCTAACTTGGTGTTGTGATTTTGAAAGGAAGCGCTGTCCTTCCGTCGGTCCGtttttattttgaacaaaatgagtCGAAACTCTATGTACGTTCGTCTAAATAAAGGACAGAGTTTAATCCAGGAGTTTTAGCGGAACCCTCGAGGGCTAAATGAGCTAATCTGCGCTAGCTAGAAGCTCTTAGCATCAGTTGTCGTGTTCAAACTCAACTGAACTCAGTCCAGTTAAGCGAATTAATTTATTGTCAACACTTTTTAACCGCGACGCGAACTAAACTCTCTCCTTCTGAAGACGTTTCACCGTTTACGGCGTGAACACCGTCAAGAGGCCGGTGGCAGTGGGTGTTTTTTTCCTGGTGGTGACTCTGAACATGAGCAGAGTGCTGGTTAAGTGATAATAGCAGTCTGCACTCTTCACTGGACACTCGCTGGTGGTGATGGCCCGGAGGAGGCTGGACAGTCGCAGTGGATCCTCGGCTCTGCTGTCAGAGATCCACACTCACATCCACACGGATCCTCTGGACGCCGTGTTTGACATGAGCAACGAACTTGGCAGGTGTGTAAATACTCATTACCTTAAGTCGCTATTTTTCTTTAAGTGTTTCTATCTTAAAATGCTTAATTTGatgttttcataatgttttcggtaacactttacaataaggttcattagttaaacattagttaattagTATTAACTAAcaggaactaaccatgagcaatacatttgttactgtatttactaatcttcattaatgaaaatacagttgttcatgttagttcacagtgcattaactaatgttaagattttaataatgtattagtaaatgttgaaattaacattaagaaagattaataaatgctgtgtaagtgcagttcattattagttcatgttgactaatgttaactaatgaaccttattgtaaagtgtaaccatGTTTTCATATGTTAATGCACATTATATTGACTTCAGAACTGATGCTTATTTCAGTTTCGGTATATTGTCCTGAATGTGGTTGTTCTGTCATAATTCTCTCATACAAAAGTACTGTCAGATGTTAAATGAATAGATGGGTAGATTTTTAGGGAACTGTAGCATGTTTTTGTCCTTATATGCTGTCAGTCTTATCTTTGCTTGACACATTATTTAGTTAGTTTGAATATTtatcattacaattttaaaatgaatgttttctattttaatatatgttaaTGATTGTAAttgatttctgtgatggcaaagctttttcagcatcattacttcagtcttcagtgtcacatgatccttcagaaatcattctaatatgctgatttgctgcttaagaaacatttcttgtcaTTATCAATTGTtgaaaactataataataataataatatgtttaatttatatagtGCCTTTGCCAAGTTCAAGGACGCTTTACAAAATCAGTAACAATAGACAGTCGATTCACATAATCATAAACAGTCATTTCACAATCAAAAATCAGTAGACATTTGCCCAGTCCAGAGATAGAAATGATTGCAGCTGCATATCATGGTACAATTACGCACAGAAAACAGAGATACATAACATAGTATAAgtaacaacagaaaaaaaaatagtggaAAATGATAGTCAGATAACAAACAAAAGATAAGTAGATGCAACATTAATACACAGAGAGAATtacagtttaatgcatccttgctgaataaagacattacttttttaagttatttaatCTAATTGGTAATGTGCATGTTGTTGGAATATTTATCATATATTGCCAATCAGGGAAGTGTTGTGGATATATGAACTTTAGGATAGATGTTTCCTTGGTTTATTTTGTCACAGGGTGAGTAGGACTGGAGGTTTTCTGCTGTATGGAGTTGGAGTCTGTCCTGCTTCTGTATTATTCAGGATTGGAAAGGCCTTGCTCACTGAACTGTGactaatatgtgtgtgtgtcattgcTAAAGCTCTACAGCAAGGCTTTTGCAGGAAGGAAACCCATGTGGGAACCAGACCCAGTTTTGTGTTGTGCTGTAGATTATACTGTGAATACTGAGAAAGAGGAAGTGATATTGGtctcttcctctttctctcaTACCATTTGCATACAGCCATATTcgggttgttttttttatgctgcCGGCTGTGTTGTTTAACAGGAAATCATTTCACAGTTCACTTACAGTTTTAACTCGTCTGTGTTAAGATGTTCtgttgtttgtttctttggAGGAAGGTGCAGTTCTGTGGAAAGAAAGTATGAGttttaaaactgtaatattttgcATGGGTTTTATGCGAAAATAACTCAAAAAGcagtttgttttgaatcagaACCAGTGAGAATGGAGTTTATTGGTCAAGTACATTTTTGACTTCTAATGGAGAAACCTGGAAATATCCCTGATTTTATCCTTGGCCTGAGAAAGTCACATGGAAATATCAATAGTGAATATTCATTCTACTCATGTGTGGGTTTTCTTTatcatataaatatacacagtttAAAAGTTTTGAAGTAATGAATAGCAAGAAagcatcacatgaataaattgcatattaaaatatatttaattattttaaattgtaataatatttcacaatattacagtatttatttttgatcaaataatgcagtcttggtgagcatgcaagactttgttcaaaaatgaccctaaacttttgaatgttagtttgtatattttgaatTGTACTGTCTACTTTGACTTGGGCCCAAGATCTAATTCAGTTCAGTATGCAGTATGGCTCTACATTCAATATGATACACCCTAAGATGTATTGTAACAAAATTGTTAATAAAGATGATAGGCAAGGTGATGGTCTGGTCCAAGGAATTGTGGGATTTATTTTGAGTATATGCTTGTGGCCTAATGTCTCACCTGTTCATGCTGTGACAGTAATTGCAGTTTCTAGAGTAAAGACTGGTCTACATCAGTCATCTAACCTGATATTAAACTGTGAGAACATCTAATGGAGGGTTTGACTCCGTTAATAACTATCTGTGTCATTTAGAGCTTTGGTGTGAATGAGAGAACTGCTATAGGTGTGACTGAAAGCATGCACACTGTGACAGATTTACAGTGCATCATCATAAGTATTTAAAAAACCccaatattaaaaatgtaggtACTTTATTTATGTCTCAAAATTTCCCACTTGTCACATCTCGCCTCCATTATACTCATTTTATTCTTTCTATTCCTCTTTTATCACCTCCTTCAGGGGGAAGTTTGCAGTGGTGAAGCGGTGTGTGGAAAAGGCCACAGGGAAAGTCTTCGCTGCAAAGTTCATCAAGAAGCGGCGACGAGGTCGCGACTGCAGGGCGGAGGTAGTTCATGAAATTGCCGTTCTAGAGGCGGCAAAGAACAACCCTCGTGTGGTGAACCTGCATGCTGTATATGAGACCGATCATGACCTCGTTTTAATGCTGGAATAGTGAGTGCTGTGATTAGATGCATCAGTTTCATGTCTCTGTTCAGAAAATGATTGCTGGGTTCAGCACTATGAATAaccctgaatgtgtgtgttagTGCGGCAGGTGGAGAGATATTTGACCACTGTGTGTCAGAGGAGCTGCTTCCTGAAGGTCAGATCACCCGTCTGATCAGACAGATGCTTGAGGGCGTTCACCTACTCCACCAGACAAGCGTGGTCCACCTTGACCTGAAGGTTAGATGCACGGCTGCTTTTAAGATCTTCATTGGATGCTTTCTGTCCTGAAGTTCTTGCCTTTTTAACTATAATGTTGCTCTggttcaaataaatattgtatatCTCTCATCTGTAGAGCCATcttattttgaatttgattATGTGCATTTCTTCTAAAAAGCACCAGTTGTATTTATTGAGATGATGTTTTCTCTCATTCAGCCCCAGAATATTCTCCTGACCAGTCTGAGCCCAATGGGGGATATAAAGATAGTGGATTTTGGGTTGGCCCGCAAGTTGGGTTCTGCTGGGGAGCTCAGAGAGATTCTGGGAACCCCTGAGTACGTAGGTAAGATTCAGTGTCATTCTTCTTCAAATCCACACATATCTCTGTTTTCATGGTCTCATCATACCAGAAGAGTTCATGCTCAATGAAAGTGTGTATTTagtcattttgctttttttttaatcatatatCTAGCCCCTGAGATCCTGAACTATGAACCAATCACCACAGCAACAGACCTCTGGTGAGTTTTAATCTTTTTCATCAGGTGTTTCAATACACAAAGTTCCCACAGGTTGATATCCAgacctggaaaagtcatggacattaataaaattgtaaaaaggtCATGGAAATTTTAATGGTCAATAGACATTTTTCTGTTTATACACAGTTGAAATGTGGAAATAAATTTGTTGGGAGAAGTGAGAACTCTGAATGTTGTCTAGTGTATTCTGCTAagtaaagacaaaaataaacttTCTTCATGCTCAATCGGAAagatgtacactactgttcaaaagtttggggtaagatattttaaaaaaggctGTAATATTGTAAACTGTTGTTACAAGTTATTCCTGTGAGTTATTCCTAAGCTGAATATTcatttcagtcttcagtgtcatgtaATCTTTCGTAAGTCATTCTAATAAGCTGATTtcctgttcaagaaacatttcttattatcaatgataAAAACAGCTatgccacttttttttttctttcttttttttttttggaaaccattatgtgttttttttttttttttaggtttctttgatgaatagaagaaaaaaaatgtaaatataaatcttttgttacattataaatgtctttactggcACTTTTTTTCAATGTATTGAGacatttttgaataaaagtattattattatttttttaaatcctacTGAGCCCcagcttttgaacagtagtgtacatgtCTGGAGGCATGGCTTGCTAAAAATaccccaaacaaacaaaaactaggTCAAATGTGTCCCaaacccctctaaaaccagcCAATAGACCAGCATGTCTAGGCTGGGAGAGCAGCTAAAACGAGCAAGCAGCTGTGGCAGCGGCAGGAAGGTTTAACCCTGCAGCCAAAACAAGACAGATTGATTCAGTTTGAAGTCAGTTTGATTCTAGAGTCAACTTTGTGCTAATAAAGTATATTTCATGTTTGTTGTCATATATGTGGTTGGTTTGTGTCAAAGTTGGTTTTAAACTGATTGTGTATTCTGTTGACTTCAGGAGTGTGGGTGTGATCACCTATATGCTGGTGACAGGAGAGTCTCCCTTTGCTGGCGAGGATAAACAGGAGACCTTCCTAAATGTATCCCAAGTGAACGTGGACTACAGCAGAGAGGCCTTCTCAAGGGTGTCTGAGCTGGCTGTCGACTTTATCCGGAAACTGCTGATCAAAGCACCAGAGTGAGTCTGTCCTTGAGTCTGAGTGACTCTGATTTCAGACACTTGAGGCGCTTTTCCACTGCCTAGCATGACTCGGCTTGCTTTACTTTTGCTCtgtttgcttttccactgcaatttagtactgcttcaaagtgggtgggattATAGACTGATCGTTACAGTTGCAGCACCACCTCATCTACTGACCAGGATAATGCCATTTCTTATTTAAAGATGTGTGCGATCGTGTAAAGTAAGCCATTTCAAAAAATTGTGTGAACAAATGATACTGCGGTGGCTGTTGCTGACCATTTAAATCTAGCAGATTTGATGACTCGTGTCGCAAATCCAATTACGCTGGTAATGACGATTCCCTCTGACAATTCTCTCTGGCTTGCTTGGACCCTCAACCAAGGTGGTACTAAAAAAAGTACTAGGTACTGTACACggtgaaaaaaaagtgagtCATACCAAGCcataccatgcagtggaaaagcgccaTAAGAAGAAGTGAAGCTTGTTTGCCAAGCTCAGTCATTGTACTGTGCAAAATTACGTACTGCTTCTAAATAAAGATTCATATAATAAGTGCTATGTGCTACAGTAATTATTCTGGGTCATATGGTTTTATTATGCATTACATAGTTTTAGAATTGAAGTCATTGCAAACATTTAAATAGGCTTACAAATTAACTTGTGCAATGATCAATCTTTTATGGCTCAAAGTATTCAGATATTGACTTTCTTCATTCTCATAGATTGTATAACTGTTGGTTATCACAAAGTATAAAGTCCaggtttcattttctttttattcaagCATGCATTCACAATTGTAGAAAAGACAAAACAATTGAGAACAAATTAGATCAAATAGACTGTTTAGCAAAAATGGAAGCGATAAGTTTTGGTTGTTCTAAATAGAGTTAAGATTTTACATTTGCACAAGTTGTCATAAACTAATTGATGTACTTTGgttttattactgtttttaacgATAGTTTTAGTGTAATAGTTTCAGATTAGTTTCCACGCAGCCACATATCAAAGTCCTTGACATGAATTCTCCCTTCCTTTATCAGGGATCGTCCCAGTGCAGCCGACTGCATGACCCATCCCTGGCTATGGCTCCACTCTTCAGGTTCTGATCCGATCCCCGTGACCCCACGCACTCCTCGGGAAAGGAGTTTCGGGGGGAAGTGGTCCGCGCCACCCGAGGACCCTGAAGACAAAGAAAACATTCTGGACTCGCCACATACCAAGAGGTTTCGTTTTGAGGAGGACATGTCAGCCACGGCCGACGGTGACCACTTATGCTGATCCTAAAGGGAAATGCACTTGCACTGAATAGCATTGTCACAGTTTTGGTCCTTGAGTACATTTCCCCACACGGCACCAGCAAACATGCTACTTTTTCACCATCCTTTGGTTGACCAAAGATGATCTTTTCACAAAAGGGCCAAATTCT is a genomic window of Chanodichthys erythropterus isolate Z2021 chromosome 14, ASM2448905v1, whole genome shotgun sequence containing:
- the stk17b gene encoding serine/threonine-protein kinase 17B, which gives rise to MARRRLDSRSGSSALLSEIHTHIHTDPLDAVFDMSNELGRGKFAVVKRCVEKATGKVFAAKFIKKRRRGRDCRAEVVHEIAVLEAAKNNPRVVNLHAVYETDHDLVLMLEYAAGGEIFDHCVSEELLPEGQITRLIRQMLEGVHLLHQTSVVHLDLKPQNILLTSLSPMGDIKIVDFGLARKLGSAGELREILGTPEYVAPEILNYEPITTATDLWSVGVITYMLVTGESPFAGEDKQETFLNVSQVNVDYSREAFSRVSELAVDFIRKLLIKAPEDRPSAADCMTHPWLWLHSSGSDPIPVTPRTPRERSFGGKWSAPPEDPEDKENILDSPHTKRFRFEEDMSATADGDHLC